A single region of the Pseudomonas sp. VD-NE ins genome encodes:
- a CDS encoding aromatic ring-hydroxylating dioxygenase subunit alpha, which produces MNNKESVFDLIAQRKPWHSLPGALYSNESVYRQDLEQIWHKDWIFAGHTFEITKPGQYFTLQIGDYPVAVVRGKDGEVRAFHNACRHRGAKICEADHGKVAKMVCPYHKWTYELDGNLLFAGNMGQDFDKSQYSLKSVHCEIVDTYIYVCVAAKAPDFEGFRKAVSPFVAPHYLENCKVAFESNIVEKGNWKLVFENNRECYHCDGSHPELLHSFVDNLSVGGISGEDDPELSAYWSKCESAGLPSRLVMDINGQFRMTRIPLSSGAVSYTMDGKPAVAGRLDKTAEADIGALLYFHYPSTWNHFLGDHALSFRVLPISATETLVTTKWLVPDSAVEGVDYDLERLTKVWIATNDQDRTLVEGTQRGVTSPSYEPGPYSETAETGVCQFDDWYCATMMDRLKGPIPLKSVG; this is translated from the coding sequence ATGAACAATAAAGAAAGTGTTTTTGACCTGATCGCACAGCGCAAACCCTGGCACTCGCTGCCGGGCGCTCTTTACAGCAATGAAAGCGTTTACCGTCAGGACCTTGAGCAGATCTGGCACAAGGACTGGATCTTCGCCGGCCACACGTTTGAAATTACCAAACCGGGGCAGTATTTCACCCTGCAAATCGGTGACTATCCCGTTGCCGTCGTCCGTGGCAAAGACGGCGAGGTCCGGGCATTCCATAACGCCTGCCGTCACCGTGGCGCGAAAATCTGTGAGGCCGATCACGGCAAAGTGGCGAAGATGGTTTGCCCGTATCACAAGTGGACGTACGAGCTGGATGGCAACCTGTTGTTCGCCGGCAACATGGGCCAGGATTTCGACAAATCCCAATACAGTCTGAAAAGCGTTCACTGCGAGATCGTCGATACCTACATTTATGTCTGCGTGGCCGCCAAGGCTCCCGACTTCGAAGGATTCCGCAAAGCCGTCAGCCCTTTTGTAGCGCCGCACTATCTTGAAAACTGCAAAGTGGCGTTCGAATCGAACATCGTCGAGAAAGGCAACTGGAAACTGGTCTTCGAAAACAATCGCGAGTGTTACCACTGCGACGGCTCACACCCGGAGCTGCTGCATTCGTTCGTCGATAACCTTTCGGTGGGCGGCATCAGTGGTGAAGATGATCCCGAACTCTCGGCCTACTGGTCCAAGTGCGAGAGCGCCGGGTTACCAAGCCGTTTGGTGATGGATATCAATGGTCAGTTCCGCATGACCCGTATTCCCCTGTCATCCGGTGCCGTCAGCTACACCATGGATGGCAAACCAGCCGTTGCCGGTCGCCTGGACAAGACAGCTGAAGCGGACATCGGCGCGCTGTTGTACTTCCACTACCCGTCCACCTGGAATCACTTCCTCGGTGACCACGCGTTGAGCTTCCGCGTGCTGCCGATCAGCGCCACTGAAACCTTGGTCACCACCAAATGGCTGGTACCCGACAGCGCAGTGGAAGGCGTGGATTACGATCTCGAACGCCTGACCAAAGTCTGGATTGCCACCAACGATCAGGACCGCACGCTGGTCGAAGGCACCCAGCGCGGCGTGACCTCGCCTTCGTACGAGCCGGGTCCTTATTCGGAAACAGCCGAGACTGGTGTTTGTCAGTTCGATGACTGGTACTGCGCGACCATGATGGATCGGCTCAAAGGCCCTATCCCGTTGAAGTCTGTTGGCTGA
- a CDS encoding MmgE/PrpD family protein, translating to MSLFEFCRDFDFLDAPLKTRAIVQDSLLDIVGVMAGAASNDTSSAMRRFAERHYPAGAYSSRLIFAGQRVNVLGAAWAGGFSADSLDAHEGHFKSKGHAGATVVPAVLALADALHHQGQSISGHELLTALCIGYETALRAGSALMATSPTYHASGGFSALGVVCAGARLLGFDEPTFRHALGIAEYFSARCPMMRVVQAPTMLRDAHGAGAFAGLNALLMAREGITGAPAETVEDVTVAEYWTDIGTRWEIDSQYFKPWPVCRWAQPALTAMLELQRENPQLHADSIETVRVETFYESMCLQGHTPSDADQAQYALAFPLAALIVRGKVGPEEVTGAAIFAEDILALSRRIEVVEAADISARFPDEILSRLTITLKNGAVLVSPVTAARGDPETALSAAELSQKFDLFASGLGVERSAEVKAVIKHIAQSSCAITAMEAIFPAVPPLPSGPIDNPNA from the coding sequence ATGTCACTCTTCGAATTCTGTCGCGACTTTGATTTCCTCGATGCCCCGCTCAAGACTCGTGCAATCGTGCAGGACAGTCTGCTGGATATCGTCGGCGTCATGGCCGGCGCGGCCAGCAATGACACCAGCAGCGCGATGCGGCGTTTTGCCGAACGGCATTACCCGGCGGGCGCCTATAGCAGTCGCCTGATCTTTGCCGGGCAGCGTGTCAACGTGCTCGGCGCAGCGTGGGCCGGCGGGTTCAGCGCTGATAGCCTCGACGCCCACGAAGGCCACTTCAAATCCAAGGGGCACGCCGGAGCGACTGTTGTTCCCGCCGTGCTTGCCCTCGCCGATGCGCTGCATCATCAAGGCCAGTCGATCAGCGGCCATGAACTGCTCACTGCCCTGTGCATCGGTTATGAAACGGCGCTGCGGGCAGGTTCGGCCTTGATGGCGACTTCGCCGACTTATCACGCATCGGGTGGTTTTTCCGCGCTGGGTGTGGTCTGTGCCGGGGCGCGCTTGCTGGGCTTCGATGAACCGACCTTTCGCCACGCCTTGGGCATCGCCGAATACTTCAGCGCACGCTGCCCGATGATGCGCGTGGTGCAAGCGCCGACGATGCTGCGCGATGCCCACGGAGCAGGCGCATTTGCGGGTTTGAACGCCCTGCTCATGGCCCGGGAAGGCATCACCGGTGCACCGGCAGAAACGGTTGAAGATGTCACCGTCGCCGAATACTGGACCGACATCGGTACACGCTGGGAGATCGACAGTCAGTATTTCAAACCCTGGCCGGTCTGCCGTTGGGCGCAACCGGCGCTGACCGCCATGCTCGAACTGCAGCGGGAAAATCCTCAACTCCATGCCGACTCGATTGAAACCGTTCGAGTGGAAACGTTCTACGAGTCGATGTGTTTGCAGGGGCATACGCCGAGTGACGCCGACCAGGCGCAGTACGCCTTGGCCTTTCCGCTGGCTGCACTGATTGTCCGGGGCAAGGTCGGTCCGGAGGAAGTCACCGGGGCGGCGATTTTTGCCGAAGACATTCTCGCGTTGAGCCGTCGTATCGAAGTCGTCGAAGCCGCCGATATCTCCGCCCGATTCCCCGACGAAATCCTCTCGCGATTGACCATTACCCTGAAAAACGGTGCCGTGCTGGTCAGTCCGGTCACCGCCGCGCGTGGCGATCCCGAAACGGCCCTCAGCGCTGCAGAGCTGAGTCAGAAATTTGATCTGTTCGCCAGCGGTCTCGGTGTAGAACGCAGTGCCGAGGTGAAAGCGGTGATCAAACACATCGCTCAATCCAGTTGCGCCATTACTGCCATGGAAGCGATTTTCCCCGCAGTTCCGCCGCTCCCGTCAGGCCCCATCGATAACCCCAACGCATGA
- a CDS encoding LysR family transcriptional regulator has translation MSKHVDPDTILLKMPSLRAVKAFVAAAKYESFTRAAEALCVSQAAISRQIRELESYLGAQLFTRVGRAVELTAAGAVFFDAAQLSFVNIAQAAERIRSSQSTKKVLTVCCSPAFSALWLSNHLQEFFAQCPDIELNLITTQNFLTMEPGVQPDIFINKISRIRDGYRSYPLCHDVIYPVCTPQYLEKHPEIATIEGVRDSALLNLSPYGRSQVAEHVDWGVWLAFQAIDIDDRPPNSPQIFNANDYNLLISMVLTHQGIALGWNHLVTGLVQQGLLVRPIEQQVQLRNSWHYLSCRESSENEEELRRFREWILAKFPRR, from the coding sequence ATGAGCAAGCATGTCGACCCTGACACCATCCTGCTGAAAATGCCGTCCTTAAGGGCTGTGAAGGCATTTGTCGCCGCGGCCAAATACGAAAGCTTCACCCGTGCGGCCGAGGCATTGTGCGTTTCTCAAGCCGCGATCAGCCGGCAGATCCGTGAGCTGGAAAGCTATCTGGGCGCGCAGCTGTTTACCCGGGTCGGTCGTGCGGTGGAACTGACGGCCGCCGGCGCGGTGTTCTTCGATGCCGCGCAGCTGTCGTTCGTCAACATCGCCCAGGCTGCCGAACGCATCCGCAGCAGCCAGTCGACCAAGAAGGTGCTCACCGTTTGTTGCTCGCCGGCCTTTTCCGCACTGTGGCTGTCGAATCATCTGCAAGAGTTCTTTGCGCAGTGCCCGGATATCGAACTCAACCTGATCACCACGCAGAACTTTCTGACCATGGAACCCGGTGTGCAGCCGGACATCTTCATTAACAAGATTTCGCGCATTCGTGATGGTTATAGAAGCTACCCGTTGTGCCACGACGTGATTTATCCGGTGTGCACCCCGCAGTATCTGGAGAAACACCCGGAGATTGCGACGATCGAAGGCGTGCGCGATTCGGCCCTGCTCAACCTGAGCCCCTATGGCCGCTCGCAGGTCGCCGAGCATGTCGACTGGGGCGTGTGGCTGGCATTTCAGGCCATCGATATCGATGACCGTCCGCCGAACAGCCCACAGATCTTCAACGCCAACGACTACAACCTGCTCATCAGCATGGTCCTGACCCATCAGGGCATCGCGTTGGGCTGGAATCACCTGGTCACGGGATTGGTACAGCAAGGCCTGCTGGTGCGACCGATCGAGCAACAGGTGCAATTGCGCAATAGCTGGCACTACCTGAGCTGTCGCGAAAGCTCCGAAAACGAAGAAGAACTGCGGCGTTTTCGCGAATGGATTCTGGCGAAGTTTCCCCGCCGTTAA
- a CDS encoding glycine betaine/L-proline ABC transporter ATP-binding protein — translation MTSSDEIICVKNVFKVFGTQPALAMEMVKEGASKAEVFKKTGQAIGVFDANFSVRRGEIFVIMGLSGSGKSTMVRLFNRLIEPTSGQIFLNGKEITGLGDKDLLQVRRKDMGMVFQSFALMPHMSVIDNVSFGLEISGVSEKERYCRAMGALEQVGLSGQELSFPHQLSGGMQQRVGLARALANDPAILLMDEAFSALDPMIRSEMQGELIKLQAEQDRTIIFISHDIEEAVRIGHRIAIMEGGRVVQIGTPRELLCNPVNKYVRDFFNGFDTSRILKAGDIAQQDCNVAYIPGGQTPIKAEASLRDIFHLVAASSTPMPVVDEVGLYKGSISQGHLLSCLCNS, via the coding sequence ATGACAAGTTCCGACGAGATCATCTGCGTAAAGAATGTTTTCAAAGTCTTCGGTACGCAGCCAGCACTTGCCATGGAAATGGTTAAAGAAGGCGCATCAAAAGCTGAAGTGTTCAAAAAGACCGGTCAGGCGATTGGTGTTTTTGATGCCAACTTCTCGGTTCGCCGTGGCGAGATTTTCGTGATCATGGGTTTGTCCGGTTCGGGCAAATCGACCATGGTCAGATTGTTCAACCGGTTGATCGAACCAACCTCCGGGCAGATCTTTCTCAATGGCAAGGAAATCACCGGCCTGGGCGACAAGGACTTGTTGCAAGTTCGCCGCAAAGACATGGGCATGGTCTTCCAGTCGTTTGCTTTGATGCCGCACATGAGCGTCATCGACAACGTCAGCTTCGGCCTGGAAATCAGTGGCGTCAGCGAGAAGGAACGCTATTGCCGCGCGATGGGCGCACTGGAGCAGGTCGGGCTTTCGGGGCAGGAGCTGAGCTTTCCTCACCAACTCTCCGGCGGTATGCAACAACGCGTCGGCCTGGCCCGCGCGCTGGCCAACGATCCCGCCATTCTGCTGATGGATGAAGCCTTCTCGGCTCTTGATCCGATGATTCGCAGCGAGATGCAGGGCGAGCTGATCAAGCTCCAGGCCGAGCAGGACCGCACGATCATTTTCATCTCCCACGATATAGAAGAAGCGGTTCGAATCGGTCACCGCATTGCCATCATGGAAGGTGGGCGGGTGGTGCAAATCGGCACGCCGCGTGAACTTCTGTGCAACCCGGTGAATAAATATGTTCGCGATTTCTTTAATGGATTCGACACCAGTCGCATTCTGAAAGCGGGCGATATCGCGCAACAGGATTGCAATGTCGCTTATATACCGGGCGGGCAAACGCCGATTAAAGCGGAAGCGTCTCTTCGCGACATCTTTCATCTGGTTGCGGCCTCGTCAACTCCCATGCCGGTGGTGGATGAAGTTGGGCTTTATAAAGGTTCGATTTCGCAAGGCCATCTTCTGAGTTGTCTGTGTAACAGCTGA
- the proW gene encoding glycine betaine/L-proline ABC transporter permease ProW, whose translation MSDFNFLDPFQSLNIPLGSWVETALKYLVHNFREVFRSIRWPVDQVLDGVQWGLLSVPPTVFIIIAGLISWQIGGKRIAIFSVATLTGLGLIGVWNDAMVTLALVLTSLLFCAVIGIPLGILCARSDRTEMIIRPVLDAMQTLPAFVYLVPVVMLFGIGNVPGVIVTIIFSVAPLVRLTNLGIRQVPADKVEAARAFGCTATQMLMKVQLPLAAPTMMAGLNQTLMLSLSMVVVASMISVGGLGLMVLSGIGRLDMGLASVGGAGLVLLAVFLDRLTQAMGERSSDLATGQRWYESGPVGLVMKLKKKKNVVRPVTN comes from the coding sequence ATGTCAGACTTCAACTTTCTAGATCCTTTCCAAAGTTTAAATATTCCCTTGGGTTCGTGGGTAGAGACCGCCCTTAAATATCTGGTGCATAACTTCAGGGAAGTGTTTCGCTCGATCCGCTGGCCGGTCGATCAAGTACTCGACGGTGTGCAGTGGGGACTGCTGTCGGTTCCGCCCACGGTGTTCATCATCATCGCCGGACTGATCAGTTGGCAGATTGGCGGCAAGCGCATCGCGATCTTCAGCGTCGCAACCCTCACCGGGCTTGGACTGATCGGTGTGTGGAACGATGCGATGGTCACGCTGGCCCTGGTGCTGACCTCGCTGTTGTTCTGCGCGGTCATTGGCATACCGCTGGGCATCTTGTGTGCACGCAGTGATCGCACGGAAATGATCATTCGCCCGGTGCTGGACGCCATGCAAACGCTCCCTGCATTCGTCTATCTGGTGCCGGTGGTGATGCTCTTTGGTATCGGCAACGTCCCCGGTGTGATCGTCACCATCATCTTTTCCGTCGCGCCGCTGGTGCGGCTAACCAACCTTGGTATTCGCCAAGTCCCTGCGGACAAGGTCGAAGCCGCCCGCGCGTTCGGCTGCACAGCTACGCAAATGCTTATGAAGGTGCAATTGCCGTTGGCGGCGCCAACGATGATGGCCGGCCTCAACCAGACACTGATGCTGTCGCTGTCGATGGTGGTGGTCGCCTCGATGATTTCGGTGGGCGGTCTGGGCTTGATGGTGTTGAGCGGCATCGGCCGCCTCGACATGGGCCTGGCCAGCGTCGGTGGCGCGGGGCTGGTGCTGCTCGCGGTATTCCTTGATCGACTGACCCAGGCAATGGGTGAGCGCAGCAGCGATCTGGCCACGGGTCAGCGCTGGTATGAAAGCGGCCCCGTGGGGCTGGTCATGAAACTGAAGAAAAAGAAGAACGTTGTACGTCCAGTGACGAATTGA
- the proX gene encoding glycine betaine/L-proline ABC transporter substrate-binding protein ProX — MKLTNLKKSVVASLVASVFGTLLCSAVYAADANKPGAGVSITPIFPTIAEERFRGEVVIAGLKELGYDVKQPKEVDYPAMFLALSYGDADFTVHEWEHLHQAFYEKAGGDDVMVKVGQVMKGVLQGYMIDKKTAEAYQIKDLSDLKKPEIAKLFDSNGDGKADLTGCNPGWGCEIMIEHHMKAYGLGPTVVDNRGSYFALMADTIARLQQGKPVLFFTWVPQWIASVLVEGRDVVWLPVPFTSLPDGKESKDTFHDGKNLGFPVDTINAVMSKEFAEKNPVARKFLSEVSIPTAAESAQNLRMQNGEKSLADIKRHAAEWIKANQQAYDGWLSDARAAAK; from the coding sequence ATGAAACTGACAAATCTCAAGAAAAGCGTGGTGGCGAGCCTGGTGGCTTCGGTGTTTGGCACCTTGCTGTGCTCGGCGGTTTACGCGGCCGATGCCAACAAACCCGGTGCCGGTGTTTCGATTACGCCGATTTTCCCGACCATTGCTGAAGAACGCTTTCGTGGTGAGGTGGTGATCGCCGGCCTTAAGGAGTTGGGCTACGACGTCAAACAGCCAAAAGAAGTCGACTACCCGGCGATGTTTCTCGCGCTGTCTTATGGTGATGCGGATTTCACCGTGCATGAATGGGAACACCTGCACCAAGCGTTTTATGAAAAGGCCGGCGGCGATGACGTGATGGTCAAGGTCGGGCAAGTCATGAAAGGCGTGCTGCAGGGCTACATGATCGACAAGAAGACCGCCGAGGCTTATCAGATCAAGGATCTGTCGGACCTGAAGAAACCCGAAATCGCCAAGCTCTTCGACAGCAATGGTGACGGCAAGGCCGACCTGACGGGCTGCAATCCGGGTTGGGGCTGCGAGATCATGATCGAACACCACATGAAAGCCTATGGCTTGGGTCCCACCGTAGTCGACAACCGCGGCTCGTACTTCGCGTTGATGGCTGACACCATTGCGCGGCTTCAGCAAGGCAAGCCCGTGCTGTTCTTCACTTGGGTTCCGCAGTGGATTGCCAGTGTATTGGTGGAAGGGCGTGACGTCGTCTGGTTGCCGGTGCCTTTCACCTCGCTGCCGGATGGCAAGGAAAGCAAGGACACCTTCCACGACGGCAAGAACCTCGGTTTCCCGGTGGACACGATCAATGCCGTCATGAGCAAAGAGTTCGCCGAGAAGAACCCGGTGGCGCGCAAATTCCTCTCTGAAGTCAGCATCCCGACGGCCGCTGAAAGTGCGCAAAACCTGCGCATGCAAAACGGTGAGAAGTCGCTGGCCGACATCAAGCGTCATGCCGCGGAATGGATCAAGGCCAACCAGCAAGCCTATGACGGCTGGTTGAGTGACGCCCGGGCGGCAGCGAAGTAA
- a CDS encoding helix-turn-helix domain-containing protein, with protein sequence MAFILLDHFSLTTLSTAMDALATGNLINAETIYTVSTYSLQGGLVESDIGVSLASQRLLAEGFNHDAVIVVGGQRVRLATQPVLRRVLKKSSGKGIVAGCWNAAFYLADAGLLEACEFACHSDSCGLINEYFPQLKVSAREFICTERRATCANAHSALDMTLAIMQELGAGNDAALVDEIKRVHQSGHLQPKTADSLRCSAIPKPLNIALDLMEQNIEEPLEIDAIASQVGVSRRQLERRFARYLNAAPNRYYLELRLTRARQLIVQSDRSLTDVALATGFVSYPHFYKRFKDLFGLPPMTFRDYYYSSDCASSGRYAVAASF encoded by the coding sequence GTGGCGTTTATTCTGCTCGATCATTTTTCCTTGACGACCCTTTCAACGGCGATGGACGCCTTGGCCACTGGAAACCTGATCAACGCTGAGACGATTTACACGGTATCGACCTACTCACTGCAGGGCGGGCTGGTTGAAAGTGATATTGGCGTGTCGCTGGCTTCGCAAAGGCTGCTTGCCGAAGGTTTCAATCATGATGCGGTGATTGTCGTCGGAGGCCAGCGTGTGAGGCTTGCCACACAGCCAGTGCTGCGCCGAGTGCTGAAGAAGTCCTCGGGCAAAGGGATCGTTGCCGGGTGCTGGAATGCCGCGTTTTATCTGGCCGATGCCGGTTTGCTGGAGGCTTGCGAGTTCGCCTGTCACAGCGACAGCTGCGGCCTGATCAATGAATATTTCCCGCAGTTGAAAGTTTCCGCTCGTGAGTTTATTTGCACAGAGCGCCGGGCCACTTGCGCCAACGCTCATTCGGCGCTGGATATGACCCTGGCGATCATGCAGGAGCTGGGAGCGGGTAACGATGCGGCACTGGTCGATGAAATAAAACGGGTTCACCAGTCTGGACACCTTCAACCGAAGACTGCCGACAGTCTCCGCTGTTCAGCGATTCCCAAGCCTTTGAACATCGCGCTCGACTTGATGGAACAAAACATTGAGGAGCCGTTGGAAATTGACGCAATCGCCAGTCAGGTCGGCGTGTCACGCCGGCAACTGGAAAGAAGGTTTGCCCGCTATCTGAATGCGGCACCCAATCGTTACTACCTGGAGCTGCGTTTGACTCGGGCCCGGCAACTGATTGTGCAAAGTGATCGCTCGTTGACGGATGTCGCTTTGGCAACCGGGTTTGTCAGCTATCCGCACTTCTATAAACGCTTCAAGGACTTGTTCGGCTTACCGCCCATGACCTTCAGGGATTATTACTACTCGAGCGACTGTGCCAGTAGCGGACGTTATGCCGTAGCGGCCAGTTTTTAA
- a CDS encoding FAD-binding oxidoreductase: MKVSSLPADDDSCGWFHLSKPRSPEPAHRGHRSVRWVIIGAGFTGLACARQLALNFPDDEVVLIEAQEVGLGPSGRNAGFAIDLPHDIGAEDYIGDIALARTSLKLNLAGQSILRELVDQYRIDCQMKACGKYQAAVENRGIAVLDAYRRGLEKLDQPFQMIDADELPEHLGTRFYRQALFTPGAVLLQPSGLVKGLADNLPSNVTLYERTPILEVEYGAKTILKHAHGSITADKLILANNSFGMRFGFLQGRMLPIYTYASISRPLTEEEQARLGGKPFWGAIPADPFGTTVRRTPDNRLLIRNSFTFNPDGRSNSKYNERFVRRHKASFDQRFPMLPDVTFDYTWGGALAMSRNHNGFFGELAPNVYGALGCNGLGVTRGTVTGKLLADWLAGQRDPLIDFLLQAPGPNSNPPEPFLSLGVNMNLKWGQYRAGRES; the protein is encoded by the coding sequence ATGAAAGTCAGTTCATTACCCGCCGATGATGATAGTTGTGGCTGGTTTCATTTGAGCAAGCCACGCAGTCCCGAACCGGCTCACCGTGGGCACCGTTCCGTTCGCTGGGTGATCATCGGTGCCGGCTTCACGGGACTGGCGTGCGCGCGGCAACTGGCGTTGAATTTTCCCGACGACGAAGTGGTGCTTATCGAAGCGCAGGAAGTCGGGCTGGGGCCATCGGGGCGCAATGCCGGTTTTGCCATTGATCTTCCCCATGACATTGGCGCTGAGGATTACATCGGTGACATCGCGCTGGCCCGGACCAGTTTGAAACTCAATCTGGCCGGCCAATCGATACTTCGCGAGCTGGTCGATCAATACCGCATCGACTGCCAGATGAAAGCCTGCGGCAAATATCAGGCGGCGGTAGAGAATCGCGGTATCGCCGTACTCGATGCCTATCGCCGGGGCCTGGAAAAACTCGATCAGCCCTTTCAAATGATTGATGCCGACGAATTGCCCGAACACTTGGGCACACGGTTTTACCGCCAGGCATTGTTCACCCCGGGGGCGGTGCTACTGCAACCGTCCGGACTGGTGAAAGGCCTCGCCGACAACCTGCCATCGAACGTCACGCTGTATGAGCGCACCCCGATTCTGGAAGTGGAATACGGCGCCAAGACGATCCTCAAACACGCTCACGGCAGCATCACCGCCGACAAGCTGATTCTGGCGAACAACTCGTTCGGCATGCGTTTCGGTTTCCTGCAAGGGCGCATGTTGCCGATCTACACCTACGCGAGCATCAGCCGGCCGCTGACCGAAGAGGAGCAGGCGCGCCTGGGCGGCAAACCGTTCTGGGGCGCCATTCCGGCCGATCCGTTCGGCACCACGGTGCGCCGCACCCCGGATAACCGCCTGCTGATCCGCAACAGTTTCACCTTCAACCCGGATGGCCGCAGCAACAGCAAATACAACGAACGTTTCGTGCGTCGGCACAAGGCTTCATTCGATCAGCGGTTCCCGATGTTGCCGGACGTAACGTTCGACTACACCTGGGGCGGCGCCTTGGCCATGTCGCGCAACCACAACGGCTTCTTCGGTGAACTGGCGCCCAATGTTTATGGCGCGCTGGGATGCAACGGTCTGGGCGTCACGCGGGGAACTGTCACCGGCAAGTTGCTCGCTGACTGGCTGGCGGGGCAGCGTGACCCACTGATTGATTTCCTGTTGCAGGCGCCAGGGCCCAACAGCAACCCGCCAGAACCGTTCCTTTCGCTTGGGGTGAACATGAACCTCAAGTGGGGGCAGTACCGCGCAGGGAGAGAAAGCTGA
- a CDS encoding dihydrodipicolinate synthase family protein — protein sequence MNFDGIFTPAITPLSADGQIDYSAFSEVLEYLIESKVHGIVIGGSTGEYYAHTAEERVAVAERAKEVIRGRLPLVIGTGGIRTEDSVYFAEKAKSLEADAILVGSPPYALPTQKEIAAHVLAVDKAAGLPIMLYNYPSRMGVAMGDEFFEAIAGCKNIAAIKESSGEMSRLHRLAHAHPSIQLSCGWDDQALEFFAWGARSWVCAGSNFIPREHIALYEACVLEKNFDKGRRIMSAMLPLMDFLESGKFVQSIKHGSELSGLRAGGVRAPLQALEPSEKQALESVIKTLQKNVARIVEEA from the coding sequence ATGAACTTTGACGGAATTTTCACCCCTGCCATTACCCCGTTGTCCGCTGATGGCCAGATCGACTATTCGGCGTTCTCCGAGGTGCTCGAATACCTGATCGAGTCCAAGGTTCACGGCATCGTAATTGGCGGCTCCACCGGCGAGTATTACGCGCACACCGCCGAGGAGCGCGTGGCCGTCGCCGAGCGGGCCAAAGAGGTGATCCGCGGACGTTTGCCACTGGTGATCGGCACCGGTGGCATTCGTACCGAAGATTCTGTGTACTTTGCCGAGAAGGCCAAGTCACTTGAAGCGGACGCTATTCTTGTGGGGTCACCGCCATACGCCTTGCCGACGCAAAAGGAAATTGCCGCCCATGTGCTCGCCGTGGACAAGGCCGCCGGGCTGCCGATCATGCTTTACAACTACCCGTCGCGGATGGGCGTGGCGATGGGCGATGAGTTTTTCGAAGCGATTGCTGGCTGCAAGAACATCGCCGCGATCAAGGAAAGTTCGGGCGAGATGAGCCGCCTGCACCGTCTGGCTCACGCTCATCCGTCGATCCAGCTGTCCTGTGGCTGGGATGATCAGGCCCTGGAGTTTTTCGCCTGGGGCGCGCGCAGCTGGGTTTGCGCCGGCTCGAACTTCATCCCGCGCGAACACATCGCGCTCTACGAAGCCTGTGTCCTCGAGAAAAATTTCGATAAGGGCCGGCGGATCATGTCGGCGATGTTGCCGTTGATGGATTTCCTCGAGAGCGGCAAGTTCGTGCAGTCGATCAAACATGGCAGCGAACTCAGTGGGCTGCGTGCCGGCGGTGTCCGGGCGCCACTGCAAGCGCTGGAGCCTTCC